Within Spinacia oleracea cultivar Varoflay chromosome 4, BTI_SOV_V1, whole genome shotgun sequence, the genomic segment GGAAGAACAGAAGATAATTAGAGTATCCTTTGTTCTCTAATAGAGTAATAGTTGTTCCACTTGGGCATGCCACGTGTTTTATGAGTGATGTTTAGGGGTAAACATTAGTAGTTAACCCCTTTGCTTATCTAAGCACATCATAGACAACCGCCACTACCCACCAGCACAAAACTAACTTATCGCCTCTCAATCAAACCCGCCAGCAATACATACACATATCACCACCTACCACTATCCAGTTACCCAACACTACATAGCCACCTATCACTGCCCACTATATACGAATACCACAAACGCCTATTACTCACAGCCACCTACCACCCCTTTCCTTCCACTCACCCCCACAAAGCCACCTATATTGTTAGCTATATCCAACAACTACCATCTTCAGGTGTAAGTGGGACAGGAAAAGCTCAAATTCCAATCGAATCTAAACTTGTCGAAATGGACCACTTGAAAAAGTTTGTTATTGCAGTTGGACTCGAATTTTTGTATCCAAACTTTCTTTGGCTGGACTTGGACTAGACCATAGCAAAACTGACCCGGACCCGAAAAAACCGATTCTTTACCCGATTTTGACCAGAATCCCTAATTGGTTTCTGACCCTAAACCGAAACCGACCCGGAATGGATTTTACCCGAAATGACCCGGATCCCCAAATCAACTCAAACCGAATAAACCCAAACCGATCTTCACCCAAAACCGAATTAACCCGAACCAAAAATAACTGTGAACTTTGAATCAATTATCAACCCAAATGGATCCGAACCGAAGACTCGAATCCAATCTGAACCGAAGAACAACTCAAATTTACCAATAGTTTAAACTAAATAACACCACTTCTTTtaacttttaatattattattacctGTAAAAATGTGAAAATGTAGCCCTTATCGTTTACTGTAACTCCCACATCATAAACAATAAACACCTAACCATATCGCTTAACCCTTAATTCTTTTGTAAGAAATATTGTTACATGATAATAAAATGTTTTTATGAATGACGACCAAATTTAAAGTGAAATAACCTGAAACTCGAAAACCGAAAAAGACAATCTAACCCGAAAATACCCGATCTAACACGAAAAACCTGATCCGATATTGACCTAAATCCATAACCCAAACCCGCCCATCAAAAACCGAGTTAAACGCGAAATCCGAAATCCAAATGGAACCGGCCCAACCCGAAGTAAAAGTGACCCGAAATGACCTAATCCAAATGGATTCAACCGACCTGTTTGTCGGGTCTTAATTGGACTAGATCTCTTGGAGTCCAATAGTCCAATTAGACTAAAGTTTTGAAAATTTATAATTACTAatgttaatttttattattatgtttattattaatactattatttattataatttatttttcatcaaaatatatttatctaatttaaaaaaaatgttaaaataTGCCCTTTTTAAAACTGAGAAATATTTTAGTTGTGTTTTCAATTATGGTCCCCTCACACATTAAGCGATTTGGGCGATCATTTAAAATGGGTTCTAAATCACCAAAAGTCTGTTCATACAAAACCCaaaactatatttttttaaagtgTAAGACAATTAAACCGCACAGTTGAACCGATAACCTGACCCAAATTACCCGCCTTGAGATCCGAACTCTACCCGAAATCACTAGACCCAAATTGTAACCGGACCGATTTTAACACGACACGACCAAACTGACGCGACAACAATGTGTCTAGTAGTAATTATTTTATCACAATAAGCCCAATGGCAATGTCTCAACACGACGCAAACCCAAAGTCAACCCGATTTATTTTCCTCAAAACTTGGTCGGAACTCAATCCAAATGACCCGATTGgcacctttaaaaaaaattgaaattttgaccaTAAGGGtttcatttttttattaaagaaaataaggttTATTTGGGCCTAAAAGGTAAAATATAAAATGATGTCAAAAACATTTGGATTGGAATGGGGACCAGACTTTGGACTTAAATACTTTTGATCGCACTTGCTCCTGGGAAAGTCTAAAAGTCTAATCCAGTCTATCAAATTTATACCCCTTACTACCAGTCTACCACCACCATCACATCGCCCTCCCCCCACCACACCTATCCTCATTACCACCAACCTCACCCATATTTCACCAAATTTGAAAAATTCATCAAAACTTGACGAAATCTAAGAGGActggaaaaattaaaaaacgaaaTGAAACTAATTAAACAAGAGATCAATGAATTGTCAAATGAATAAGAATTTCAACtctataaaaaatataaaaatcaaaacataCTCCATTTCATCGGAAGACGAGTGAGGAAACATGATTGTCGTTGGACTGGTTGTCACGTTGGAGAAAGGAATGGGAGGGCTGGTGGTAGTTGAGGAGATGGGTTGATGGGACATTGGGATGGGAGAGAAGGTTTTATAGGGGGTTAATATCGATGAAGGGATTACGGGGGTAGGTAGgattacaaaaaaaattagggAGATTAAGTTATTAAGTAAGGGTATACATGTCATTTTGTAGGGGTAACAGATACCTAAAAGGGAAGTGGATCAACTAAATCAGAGGGGATTAGAATTTTTGGTTGCCACTTAACTGACAAGGAAGGATATTCAAAGATAAtagaaaaaagtatttttcatCCCAAGTCCTCAAAAGAAGATTTGGTAATAAATCAAGGTTAATAGATTTAGGCCTAAGCTAATCTATAAATCTTGATTTATTACCAAATATTGTTTATTCTAACTTTGGTTAATCCCTGACCCGACCTGATAACCCGACCTGGAGTTACTGAGAGAAACTCGAACCTGAACCGAACCCGAATGACCTGAAATCCACCCGATTTGACCcattttatcatattttgtagtaatattaagttttacaatatttttgatatttttttacaCAACCCGAAATTGACCGAAACAAAACCCGAACGCCACCCCTACCTTTTATCAACCCTTTTACCAAATAagggaacggaggaagtacatcaACAAGATGGTAAAGGGTTGATAAAAGGTGGGACACCAAAGTTAGAATAAACAATATTTGGTAAGAAATCAAGATTAATAGATAAGCTTAGGCCTAACATCTATTAATCTTGATTTATTACCAAATCTTCTTTTGAGGGCTTGAGATGAAAAATACTTTTCTCTGAAAAGATTTTTAAAGTATATTATCTTTGAATATCCTTCCTCACTTCtactttattcaaatttttaaagTATATTATCTTAGGCATGCAGCTCACATCAAATTGTTCTTTTGAGCCTAGGTATTAGGTAATGTAATCAAAAGAATCCCGATTGAAGTCTTGAGATGCATTTAATTCAGAATTGAAGTAATTCAAAGATTTGACTCCATTGTACAAATTAAACCACACCTTAgcatacaaaataaaaaatatcttcCATCTTTACTCCCATTTCTCAAAAAACTAGCAAATAACAAGATCTTCTCCAAGAATAGAATGGACTCAGTATCCCCTATAAACTCAACTAATTATCTCCTACTAGTCTACTACCTCTATTTCATAATAATTTTTACGTTTTCTGTTTAatctgtttcataatgttctttacattgtgTTTTATACTAGGTTTGGATATGAAAATGTACCGCCCTACCCCTCTTACCCCACAAATTTACATTTTTCCACtcactttttctctcttttcttacAACTACCTTTTTTTTCCACCATCTCTCTTACTTTATCTATATTTCATTACACTCTGCACCTTTTTACACACTTTATTatgtgtcttaatatttgtgcaaatagtaattgtAATGATCATTATGAAACGGAGTTAGTATGAAGAATCAAATTCTCATGGTCTATGGAATAGAGTGCCCTTGCAGAAGTGAAACTAGTCCACTACTACACTTATTTCTATGTTTTTGTCAAGTAAGGAACTAGCTCATGAACTTTGTCTGATCATTACTACTACAGTTTTATGCAAACTAGATGGTATACAGAGTAACAACCAAAATTGGATAGTCCTTATACGAGGCTTTAAAATTAGGAATCTTACAAAGATCAAACTTTCTTTTACTTCTTTTGACTCTTTGGAAGAGTTAAGAGTTACTTTGGAAGATGTTGTACATATTATTGACACTTAGTTTGATTTGGTATTTAAGGAGTAATCCTAGCTTCAAAGAAAAACTTaatctgaaattttcaaatcagGTTCAATTTTATACGTAAGTTTCAGACTTGGCGAATCTCTTCGTATTCTTCATCTGTTATTCAGAAATTTGTCTTATTTAACGGAGTTACGTCCTCTGTTAATCTATTATTGAACCATTTGGTTTTTTGTTGGTCAACTTTACAAACTTTGGCCGTATCATTTTACTAATCATGTAAAACCATGCTATACGGAAAGAAAGATATCAATGGTCCAAGATTGAATTGGagaacaaataaaaaaatgttgcaATAATAAAAGAACGGGGTAAGTCGTCATATCTACGAATTGATATTGTTcagagaaaatcaaatattatatcTCTACCTTACTGTTTTAAATTGAAACCTTCTGACTTTTAGGCTACATATATGGAATATACAGACGTCATATGTACGTGTAATACAAACTTAAAGATTTGGAGGGTTGATTAATAAATATGTTTAGACTATGTTTAACGCGGTTGAGAGTTATTTCAAAATCTTGTTTCTTTTCAGCATAACAGCCTAGTAACAAGGTGGGATTTCTTAATCCTCGGCTAGGAGTTTCTAGTATGGTTCCTCAACCTTAACTTGGTGGTTCATGCTTTATAGCGCGGGTAGTGGGACCTATTTTCTTTGTTAAGGGTTTGGTGAATGGGTGGCCCATGCTTTAGGACCAACATCCACATATTTAAGTCTGATTTTCCTCTGCAAAATAAACACGAAGGCCTCAAAGGTACCTATTTTACTTATCATTCAAAACTTATCTGTCAAGCACCTATTCCTTGTCCCCAAACACAACAAAAACGGTATCAGCTATCAGTCATGTGGGTGAATATGTGAACTCATATTATCCTAAGCTAGTAAGGGGTGGTggatccaataatttttaaatgatgggtccaaaataaaatttcaacttTATACTATTCAAACATACACAATGATAACAATGTCATACACACATTGCCTATATTACAAACCATGAGtttcataaataaaataaaaacccaTTCATAAACAGGGAAAAACTACAATATAAtgagtattcaaaaaatatctacttcctccgtttcaataTTATTACATCATTTACCTTTTAAGGAAATTTCACAAATATTGCACCATATCCATTTTAGGAATAAAACACTTGCTTTTACACTACAAATACTCAATCTACTCTTACATGTTAACTCTTGtttattatttaatgttttaatcaCATGGgcaagtttgtatttttgccTTTCTCTCTCGTACTTTTTCCCACTACATAAGATCTAGTGCCCATCACCCGTGCAATAAATATGGAAAGAAGGAagtattttatttataatttttggtTTGGAAATTCTGGTTGAATGGGTTTACATACTtagagtgtgtgtgtgtgtcggggggggggggggggggggggaggagaGAAAAGACTAGGGAGTGTTTTTCATTCAACTCACTGAGTACACATGACACGAAAAAAACATTAAACTGAATTATGACGcccatttttttttacaaacaaACACCATATTTTCATCTTTTCGTATTATACCCTTACTACCTTCCACTTGTTCACTTATCCCTCTTTTTCTCTCCCTTACCCATCTCACCAAAAATTCCGGCAACCATACAAACTCCTCCGCCTACCATCTCACCTCCTCTAGTCcccatttttttttacaaacaaACACCATATTTTCATCTTTTCGTATTATACCCTTACTACCTTCCACTTGTTCACTTATCCCTCTTTTTCTCTCCCTTACCCATCTCACCAAAAATTCCGGCAACCATACAAACTCCTCCGCCTACCATCTCACCTCCTCTACTCTCCATTGCATACACATCATAACCAATGCAGCCACATTCGCCATTGCAAGATTCGCAACCCCCCTGCCGACATTAAAGCACGAGACTAGAGTTAACTATGTCTGGCCTTAGGAGGATACTAGAATCTAATACAGTCTGTCTTAATCTCGTCGTAGAGTCAAACTCAAATAGATATAGTCTTCCCCTAGGGCCAACCTCGCCTAAATATAGTTTGACTAATCTCCCCCTATACTAAGGACTCAACTCCTCTACGTGCCATCTCGCCTCCTATACTCACCGCTTCTCTCCTCTCGCCGTTGCACACATGTCATAACCAATGCTTCCACCTTCGCCATTGCTACCCATGCAGCTGCCGACATCGACATCAAAGCAGGAGACTAGATCTAACTAAATCATACATTAGGAAGAGACTAGATCTAACTTAGTCATACATTAGGAGGAGACTAGATGTAACTTAGTATTACCTTAGGATCAAACTCAACTAGATGTATTCTTCCTCCAGGGCCAAAAAACTTCACTGGATGCAGTTTCCCTACGGCACCCACCATGTAGCCACCCTAATAATTGCAGCGAAAAGAACGGTGGGTGGTACTACGATGTCTTCGTGTTAGTTATCCGGTGTGGTCGTGAGAAGGTGAGGGGTGAGTTGGGAAAGACAGAGAAAGTAAGTGGTAAGCGGGTGGTAAAAAATACTAAAGGGTAATTTGGAAAATTGCAGGGTCATTTAGGGCGTTATTGTGATATGCCAGCGGTGTCGAAGAACAACCCCTCTTTAAATTGTAGGGTAATTTTAACATTACGTAGCTTTGTTCTCGAGTGAAAATTATTTGCAGCTTTGTATTTAGGACCTACACCAGCTTATGATTTAAAATGGAAGTGTAAATTTCGATCTTTTGTGTTTTAAAACCGATAGGTTCGTGAATCATCTTAAGTTTCACATTGTTCAGAAAGTAATCTTCAATGAGCATACGAATAAATGATAAGACGACGGATGAAATCTTTGTAAATatgaattgatttgttttgtcTTTTTATCTCTATCCTTGAGTAAGTTGCTTGTTGCTTTGCCTTTGTCCATGATTAAGGTGTTAGTGTCTTTGTCTAAGGCTAAGTTATTACTTGTTTGTTAAATGACAATCCATAAAGGAACCAGCTAAAGAACCTAGTTTATGAGTACAATAGTCTCAAGCGCACTTACTGGGTACAAAACTAACATTCAAAGCCTAAATCTGGGGCTTTTAGAATTCGGAATCCTGTATTAAACTTGAAGATTTTTAAGGGTTTACTTTACTACTTTTTACTCCATGAAAGAGTTTAAGATTAATGTCGGAAAGAGAAGATTTTTTTTCTCTCACGGTCTCACTTTAAGTTAGACGCGGTTTCTAATAATTGAAGCTTCATTAGGAAAGTCAATTTAACGAAAGCTTTCAATGAGTTCCCATATGTGCACATATTCAACATAAAGGAATCTCTAAGTCAAAATCTTCATGAAATTTTTAGGAATATATGCTTTTACGTTCCTGGTTCAAGCAGGTCTTTCTAGGTCGCATATATGCAtgaaaagaggaaaaaaaattaggttAAACAAAGCTTCATTACTTGATAGTCCCAATAAGCCCATACAGATTCCAACTTGATAAACCACACCCTCAGTTACCAAAAACTTAAATGTTTAGCCGTCAGAATAACGTAATACTACAAATTTCATCAACTTGAAATCACAGTAGCCATTAGAAGAAAGAGACCTCTGAAAAACTGGAAACGAATTCAAGGAGAGCATCACGGACTTTAATGGTGCAAACAGTGTATGGTTTATCACATGTTACGTgatataaaaattttaaatacaGAAAGTCTATTAACAGACATATCCTAAGTTGAGAGCTATCCTCCTATGGAATAACACTTTGGTGGGCAAGTCGACTTCTTCATCCACAATCCTATTGTTCATCCTTTAGAGATGAGGCACAGAACATAATCGGCTCTTCATCTTTTGTCTGGTATTTcgcctttaaaaagttggtagTGGACTGTAATTTATTTGTTGAAAGCCTGTTGCTTTACGGTTTTACCACTTTTGTCTTAATAAACAAAAGAACCCCCAAATCCCCAATAGGTTCTCACCGTCTCATCAACCATTGCCTACTCGTTCTATCCGTTCTTGAATCATTTATAATTTGTGTTGGAACTTGAAACACTCACTGCAGAATCATTCACCCTGTCTAAAATGAATGTCTTTAACCAAAATACCTCCTCCAAACGTTACTCAATTTGTGCACGCACTAGCATCTTGTATTCCATAATAATCATCAGCCTTACCCACTTTCTTTCCAAAATATTATATCAAAAAGACTACGGCATCCTAAGTATAACTCCACTGAACTAAATATCAACTTCTTATTGGTAAGAATCAATTCGACATGGTAAATCTCCAGCCAAAGAAGAAATCTAAATTCATACCCAAAAAAATCCAATTTCCATAGAGTAAATCACAAACAATTGACCAAATAAAAATGCAGACGGAActataatataaaaataaaaattataagaaTGAACTCAAATACCAGAACATTCAACATTAACTAGGCTTCTTCAACTTTCATATAGTAGTTGAACCTTAAGAGCTTTGGTGCTGGACTGTAATGCCTTCGTTGAAACTCCAGTGGGTTAAGAGTTTACAGCCATTGTCTTTAAATCTATATCCTTCAACATTTTCTCCAAAACATGCGGTCTTTCATCATTCAAACTCCACAAGTCCAAGCTCGATCTCATTCATTACCAATTCATTCCATCATGTCTCCCAAAACCTCACTCTTCTACCAGAAAGCCTCTCTACAAATACCAGCATCCCATAATCTATGACCAATCATCAGCCTTACCTACTTTCTCTCAAAAGCCGCTCTATTCCATCCTACGAAGTATATGATACCATCTATTTCTTCAATTAATCTCAAATTTTTAAGAGCAACCATTAATAAGACTCAAAATTTTCCACAGGGTTCCAATTACACAACTACATGAATTAATCATCAAAATGCAGCAACCAAGCAATTAGCAAatgaacacaaactcaaaaCCAACAATAAAATTGAAACGAAAAAGAAGCGGGACTCAAACGAAAAGAGGAGAGTGAAACCTTTTAGCGCGCTTCGGGTCGATGAGAGCAAGTTCAGCGAGTCTCTCAGGAGGCATAGCCTTCTTGATTCCATCCACTAACATCGACTCTCCTTCAAACATCATCGAACTCGAAGCACCATCCATAGAACTTGTTCTTCTATGCATCcccacttttctctctcctccatttccACCACCATCTCCACCGACCCTCCTCTCTCCTCCACCTCCGCCGCCACCGCCGAACGACAGTCCGTCAAAAAAATCAGCGTCAACGGACAAGCTTCGAAGGTGCGGGGCGACATGAGCTTGGTTCGCCGCCCTAGAAGAGGTGGAAGAAGACCGATTGTCGCCGCTAGATTCGTCCGACTTGGAGGAATCAACGGCCATGGGGAGGGCAGTGGCTGCAGGCGCACCTCCTTGAGGAGAAGGAGGAATGTCTAAGGAAGAGAGATTGAAATTCTCGATGTCGAAGAGAAAATCGTCATCTTCGTCGCCGGAGAATCGGAAGGTGGTGTCGGAGAGGGCTCTACGGTGGAGGAGAACACCTCCCCGCTGTTGCGGAGGTGGAGTGCGGTCCATCTCGGTTTTCAGTGAGTTTAAGTAGTTTGGTGGGTTCATGACTGCGGCCGGAAGCTGCGGTGGCGACGTCTGAGCCGCCGTTCAGACAGaagtaaatatttttaattggagagaatttaggagagagaaaatatgagAGAGAGCATAGCAGACAAGAGAAGAGAGTAGAGTATTGTTTATTTGTTTCGTTTGAAGGAATTAAATACAGCTAATGTGTGTTGTACAAGTGTGAAGGGAAATGGGACTAATTATTGGATTAAGGATTACTTTGAGATTATATTagatgttttattttaattcctAATTTTTAAAGTGtgtgattttaattttatttttactaatCTTTCCTTTTGTTTTTGTATCCCAAGAATAAAAGGTCAATGATTCATTAGATAATTGTTGGTTTGGTGGTAAGTGTTTAATAGAGTGAGTAATGGACTAAGTGGGTAGTTAGGTACCTTTGGTCCTTTGTTTTGAAGAATCAAGTCATTAGGTAAGGTACAAGGTCTTAGTACAAAAGGAAATGAGTAggaagtttattaagagaaacctAATAAGAAATATGAGCTCTatacatttattttatttttcaattacaAAGATATATCTAAGGGGTTGGATATTAGATGGTGATAATTGATTGAAACTATTATGACTAATCTTAATAATAGTTTGGAATGTGGCGTGGGAGTAAGATGATGAGTTATTTTATTAGACCTTGACATATATGCAGTTGACATTCGCTTACGAGCAACTCAATGACTTCATTGACGAAGGGCTTCGATttgcttttaaatgaatttcaaAATTCTTGCTAAGGTATGGAGTAAACAAAGAGTTTGCAATTCTCGacgttgaaaaaaaaaactaatcttGGACCCGACATGGAATAATGAGGATTGAAAGTTGGATAAAAAATTACTTGATTTAAGTGCAACTTGGAATTATAGTTCGACCGAGTTTTCTAATTTAGATTAGATATGAACAACCCTGATAATGAGGTTAtgttatatacgaagtatgattTTATAGTTACAATGAATTGATTTGATAGAGAAATTACATAAAATAAGAAGATTCGACTTCTAATTATAACAACTTGAATGGCGAATATATTAGGTCAGCTGTATTATATCATTAAGTATGTTGAGCTAACGAATTGAGACCAAAATATATAACTGCATTAGCGCCATTGTGTTTACATCATTCGTCTCTCACTGGACAATCGTATGCCAACAACCGAAAAGAtttacaaaagaaaaaaaaatcatgcaCGATTTATAGATGTACATATTCACACAATTAATCATTATTTTTTAGAAGATAGAGGAtttgttaaataattttcaTAAAGAAGTGTAGAATATATTCAATTGTTCACAATTTCATGCGATGTGTTGTTGAAATGCTTCCATAATATGGAGCTATTAATCCCCTTCTAAATTAGGGTAAAAAGACCACATGTATGGTGAAAAAGAATCGAAAGACGATCATATTGTAATCGGTCTCACTGTCATCAGTTAATTCCTTTTCGTGCAGTAATAAAACCTAATCGCAAAAGGAAAAAAACTTAATGCATGACCACGCGTTTTTCATTAAACTACTAATAGAATCTTGGGGTCCATGAAACATGATCTAAGTCTCCAACCTCTATCTTATAACATGTTTGGAAACTCAATCAATGAGATAAACCAAGTAAAAATGAACATCTTATGaagttttttaatttctttaccGTGATTGCGTATAACTGAGAAAGAtaa encodes:
- the LOC110784681 gene encoding transcription factor VIP1; this encodes MNPPNYLNSLKTEMDRTPPPQQRGGVLLHRRALSDTTFRFSGDEDDDFLFDIENFNLSSLDIPPSPQGGAPAATALPMAVDSSKSDESSGDNRSSSTSSRAANQAHVAPHLRSLSVDADFFDGLSFGGGGGGGGERRVGGDGGGNGGERKVGMHRRTSSMDGASSSMMFEGESMLVDGIKKAMPPERLAELALIDPKRAKRILANRQSAARSKERKIRYTGELERRVQTLQTEATTLSAQVTLLQRDTTGLTIENKELKLRLQALEQQAQLRNDLNEALRGEVQRLRVATGQNPSGNNHAAGRGRFAQFPTHMQNAQSFGGQQNQLQPPQQQQFQMPDQAGGSNLSAHKDLKPRFMDFNHKG